Within the Pengzhenrongella sicca genome, the region TGGACATCGCGCGGGCCGAGGCCTCGCAGCGGGCGGGAAACCGCGGCGAGGCGAGCGACCACCTCGACCACGCCCAGGACATCGTCGCGGGGCTCGCCTCGACGCTCGACGTCGACGCCTGGTCCGGCGGCAAGGGCCTGATGGACCTCTACATGTATCTCCTGCGCGAGCTCGTGGGCTGCTCCCTCGCCGGGGACGCCGACCGCACGGCCCGGTGCAACGACCTCGTCACCCCGTTGCGGGACACCTGGCACGAGGCGGCCGACGCCGTCGCAGCCGAGGCCGCACCCGCGATCCCGATCCAGCGCACCCGGACCGCCGGCTTCGGCGAGTCCGCGGTGGGCGGTGAGCTCGGCGTCGGATGAGGACGCTGCTGCGGCAGACCGGCACCGCGCCCGAGTGGACCGCGGCCTGGTCGACCGCGCTCGCCGAGCTCGAGATCGGCGTCGACGAGGCGGAGGCGCTGCTTCGGGCCGGCACTGACGACCCGCTGCCGCCCGCCCGGCCATGGCTGCCGCCGTCGCACCTCGGGGTGCTGCCCGCGCCGCTGCGGGAGCGGGCCCAGGCGCTCGTCGCGCGCCAGCTCCGCGTCGCGCAGTCGCTTGCCGAGGCGGCCGACCTGAGCCGCCGGCACCTGCGCGTGCTCGACCAGGTCCGACCCGTCGCCGAGACGACCCCGGTCTACCTCGACACCGCGGGCTGACCCGAGAGGCGCCGTCGGCCGCGCGTCGCATCCCTCAAGACGGTCCACCCGTGGCCGATGGGTCGGGCGGGCCACGTGGCGCCCGAACGCGCACTCTGAGGGGTAGTCCAGTGGAACGGTTGAAGATCTACGGGTGGGCCGCTGATCACGGCGGCTGCGGCAACTACCGGATCGGGCTGCCGATGTGGGCGCTCGAGAAGGCCGGGCACGACGCGCTCGCGTTCAGCTCCTCGGGTTTTCAGATCCCCACCGACCTCGACGTCCTCGTGGGCCAGCGCATCGCGACGCCCGATCAGGCCGCACGCTGGCACGAGCTCGCTGTCGACCCCGCCCGCTTCTTCGCGATGGTGTACGAGGTCGACGACGACGTCTGGAGCCTGCACCCGTCCAACCCCGCCTATGAGTTTTGGCAGGGCCCGGCCCGTCAGATCGCGATCGACAGCATCCGCGTGGCGGACGCCGTCTCCGTGAGCACCGACCACCTCGCCGAGGTCGTGAGCGCGTACAACTCCAACGTGGTGGTACTGCCCAACTGCGTCGACGCTGCGGTGCTGACGCAGACGCGTCCACTGACCGAGCGGCTCACCATTGGGTGGGCCGGTGGGACGAGCCACAACGACGACTTTGCGTCGGTGCAGAAAGAGCTGAAGTCCTACTTCCGGCGGAACGGCGCGGTCGAGGCTCATTTCATCGGTACCAACCACGGCCCGGACATCGGCCGCCCCGCCGCGCGCTACACCGGGTGGATGGCGAACCTCGTCGACTATCTCGGCGGGCTCGACTTCGACATTGGGATCGCTCCACTGGCGCACAACGCCTTCAACCGGAGCAAGAGCGACCTGAAGTTTCTGGAGTATGCGTCGCTCGGGATCCCGGTCGTGGCGAGTGACTTCGGACCGTACGAAGCGACCGTCGAACATGGTGTGACCGGCATGCTGGCGAGGTACCCGCACGAGTGGGCGAAACACCTCACCCAGCTCGTCAACGACGACGACCTGCGCCACGAGATCGGCTCGAACGCGCGGACGTGGGCGGCGACGCGGACCATCCAGGGGAACATCTGGCGATGGGAGGCCGCCTACAACACCATTCTTGGGCGCTCGTGGACTGAATCTGCGGTCGCACCCTCCCCCGGCACGCTGGTGCCGTCGTCAGCGGGCGCTGCCATTGAGACGTAGAGCGGCGCGTTCTCGGCAACTCAGGAAAACTCCGCAAGCCATTCCTTCACCACGGCCTCCGGGTACCCGCGGTGGAAGTGCCTGCGCCATGGGTAGGCGCTGGTGCTCAGACCGTTCTTGAGCTTGAGCGTCTCGGCACGGCAGACGAAGCGCGCCGGCGAACCGGCCACGACCGTGTCGTCAACGACGTCCTTCGACACTGAACTATGCGCGCCGATCAGGGCGCCACGGCCCACCCGGACCCCCGGCAGGATGATCGACATCGTGGCGATCGCCACGAAGTCCTCGAGCGTCACCCCGAGCTGTATGTCGCTCGGCGGGTGCGGGTCGTTCGTGAGCACGACGTACGGGAAGATCCATACGAAGTTGCCGATCTCGGAGTGCTGGCCGATGTTGACGTTGCTGTGGAACCTTGTGTAGTCGCCGATTGAGCAATGGCCTTGGATGTCGCCGAGGGTGCCGATCTGAAGATTGCGGCCCGCCTCGGTGCCCTCACGCACAGTGACGTGATGCCCGGTCACGAGTCCGGCGCCGAATGTCGATCCCGCGTAGAACACGCTGTGCGAGCGGATGTGGCTGTCCGCGCCAATAACCAGCGGCCGACTCGTGGGCGACTGCTCCGGATGCCCGATTTCGCAGTGCGAGCCGATCACGGTGCCCGAGCCGATCACGGTATCGGCGTGCACGATCGAGAACGGACCGATCTGGACGTTGTCTCCAAGCTGGGCCAGTGGCGAGACGATCGCGCTCGGATGAATCACCGTGCGAGGCTACCGCAGCGACCAGCGCCCCGATCGGTGCGCAGCGAGCGGAACCGCTAAGGGGCGAGCGCTTTCAGCCGATGCGTGAAGGAGTCGTTGTCACCAGCGAGCGTGAACGCCCGAACGTCGAAGAGGAACCCCTTGTGCTCAAGAACCCCACGGTCTCCGTCCTGGTGCCGACGTACAACGGTGCCCGGTTTCTCGGCGAGACGCTCACGAGTATCCAGACGCAGACGTATCGGAACCTGCGTGTGCTGATCCGCGACGACGGATCGTCGGATGCGACGCTTGAGATCGCGCGGGCGTTCGCGTCGGCTGACCCGCGGTTCACGCTGATCGAGGGCACCGACCGTGCGGGCGCCGCTGCCAACTGTGTCGAGCTGCTCAAGGCCGCAGACGGCGAGTACGTCCGCTTCTGCATGCAGGACGACCTGGTCGACCGGCAGGGGATCGAGAAGCTGCTCCGTCCGATGCACGCGGAGCCGGCGATCTCGCTGGCGACCTCCGTCCGGCTGCTGATCGACGAGACCGGGCGCCAGCTCCCAGGTCGCAGCTACACCGAGCCGCTCGTGGGGGCAGACGACATCCTCAGCGGCGAGGCAGTGGCTCGGCGGATGCTCCTGCTCAACCTGAACCAGATCGGTGAGCCGAGCACGGTGCTGTTCCGCAACGGCTTGGTCGACCCGGCCCGACCGTTCTCGTACGGGGCGACCGACTTCGACGCCAACGGGGATGTCGCGCTCTGGCTCACGCTGCTCGCCAAGGGACATCTCTTCTACTCAGTGAAGCCGCTCAGCTCCTTCCGGCAGCATGGCGCGCAGCGAAGCGTTGATCCGGCGGTCCTCATCGACGGCGCCCTGGAGTGGGTGGAGCTGCTCCGGGTAGGCCTGAGTACGGGCGTCCTCGAGCGTGGTGAGCAGTCTCTGTTTGCCGCCAAAAACGTGATCGCCCAGCTCTTGGCCCGCATCTCCGCCGTCGTGAGCATGGGCGACGGCGACTTCACGGCGCGGGTAGCCGACCTCGCTGCCGCGGTGACGCGCGCCTGGTCGCTCGGCGTCGACGGTTCCGCGCCAGTGCCAGCGCCGCCGTACGCGGTGGGCACGCATTCCCTGGTGGGTCGATGAGCGACAGCGACGAGGTCGCCTGGGTTCCGTTCAACGACCTGTCGCGGTCGATCGCCGGGAGCCGAGCGGAGCTCGTGGCGTCGTTCGCAGCGGTGCTCGACTCGGGGTGGCTGGTCCAGGGGCCGCAGCATGACGCGTTCGAACGCGAGCTCGCGGCGTACGTCGGGGTGACGCATGCGTTGGGCGTCGCCTGCGGTACGGACGCCCTTGAGCTGGCACTTCGTGCGGTGATGCCGGCCGGCAAGAAGACCGTGGTGACCGCGGCAAACTGCGGTGCCTACACCCTGACTGCGGCCAGACGAGCCGGGTTCGGTGTTCGATTTGGCGACATCGATCCGGTCACCCTCTGCCTGGATCCGGAGGCCGTGACCGAGGCGATCGACGACAGCGTAGGGGTCGTGGTCGTCACCCATCTGTACGGGCGGGCGGCCGACGTGAAGGCTCTCCGTCTGGTCTGCGACCCGCGCGGGATCGCCGTCGTGGAGGACTGCGCCCAGGCGCTGGGCGCCACTGGGCAGGACGGGCGGGTCGGCGCGCTCGCCACGGCCGCCGCCGTGAGCTTCTACCCGACCAAGAACCTCGGCGCGCTCGGTGACGGCGGGGCAGTCCTGACCTCCTCCGACGCCGTCGCCGTCGCGGTACGGGAGCTACGGCAGTACGGCTGGCGAGGCAAGTACACCATCGCGACCGACGGCGGGCGAAACTCGCGGCTCGACGAGGTCCAGGCAGCGATCCTGCGGAACCGGCTGCCCGGCCTGGACGCCGCGAACGCTCGTCGGCGGGCGATCATCAGCGCGTACGCCGCACGCTCCTCGGCCCGGGTGAGAGTCCTCGACGCGTCGGGGCAGGGGCACGTCGGCCATCTGGCCGTCGTGCTGTGCGAGGACCGCGACCTGCTCCGCGCGCACCTGGCGGCGCTGAGGATCCGGACCGACATCCATTTCCCGGTGCCGGACCATCGCCAGCCCGCATTCGCCCGGGAGTTCGCCGCCGTCGACCTGCCCGTGACGGAATGGGCGGCCGAGCGAATCCTGTCAGTGCCGAATTTCCCCGAGCTGACCACGACCGAGGTCGAGCGGGTCTGCGCCGCCCTCGAGTCGTTCTGATCCGAGCGCACCGACCTAGTCACAGCCAGCGAAAGGACGTCCCGTGACCTCCCTGGTCCACCCCCAAGCCCTCTGCGAGTCCGAGAACGTAGGAAGTGCGACGACGGTTCGGGCGTTCACCCACATCCACGCTGGTGCGGTGCTCGGCGCCGGCTGCGACGTCGGCGAGCACGTCCTGATCGAGGACGACGTCGTGGTCGGCGATCGCGTCACGATCATGGCGGGAGTGCAGTTGTGGGACGGGGTCCGTCTCGGGGACGACGTGTTCGTCGGTCCCAACGTGACGTTCACCAACGCACCGATGCCGCGCGACCCGACCGGCCCGCCAACGCCCGTGCGCACCGTCGTCGCGCCCGGGGCATCCCTGGGAGCGGGCGCCGTGCTGCTGCCGGGCGTGCGGGTGGGTCGCAATGCCATGGTGGGCGCGGGCGCCGTCGTGACTCGCAACGTCCCCGCCAACGCCGTGGTGGTGGGAAACCCGGCGAGGATCCATGGCTATGTCAACGACTCGGTCCCGACCGTCACCGAGTCGTCGCCGGTCCTGTTCGAAGAGCTCGTCGGCGGGGCGAAGCTCATCCCGGTGCGGATGGCCAGCGACCTGCGAGGCTCGCTCTCTGCCGTCGAGCTCCGGTCCGATCTTCCGTTCCCCCCTGCGCGATTCTTCGCGGTCTTCGGGGTTCCGTCGAAGGACGTGCGGGGGGAGCACGCGCATCGTCGGTGCGCGCAGGTGCTGATCTGCTTGCGCGGCTCGGTCACCTGCATCGTCGATGATGGCACGCATCGCAATCAGCTGACGCTCTCGAGCCCCGATCGCGGATTGTTCATGCCACCGATGCTGTGGGGCACGCAGTACAACTATTCTACGGACACGGTACTTGCCGTATTCGCCTCCCACGCGTATGACGGCGCCGATTACATTCGAGACTATGATCAATTCTTGAACGAGCTCGCCGATACCGACAGCTAGCCCGGCTCGATGATACGATAATCACCTCAGCGTTATAAGTAGTCACGCCATCTGGCGCTCTGGAAGGAATGCTCATGGTCTCGTGTCGGGAGACGATAAAGCGGTTAATTGTCGAGCAGCTCGAGGAAGACGGCCAAGCGATACCGGACCTTTCCGACGCCGTGATGATCGTCGATTCTGGACTCGATAGCCTCGGGTTTGCGGTCCTCGTGACCCAACTCGAGGACCAGTTGGGGTACGACCCCTTTACGCTGACGCCCGACGCGGTGTATCCGAAGACCCTGGGTGAGTTCATCTCGTTCTACGAGCGGTTTGAGCAATCGCGATGACTGGTTCGCGGCAGGTCTCGTCGCTCGATCAGCCACTGGTGCACGACCGGTTCAGGACCTGGACCCGGGCCGCGCTCGCGGCAGACCCGCTCGGCGCCCGGACCAAGGTGGCGCTCGGGAGCAAGGTCGCGGTCCAGACCGACTCCGCGGCAGTCGTCATCGCGGCAGTCCTCGCGCTGGACGGCTGGGCGGGCGCAGTCCATCTGCTGCCGCCAGGGCTGCGCACCGAGCTCCCACCGGAGGTCGTCCGGCTCGACCTGGAGCTGTCCGACCGTCCCGCTGGAGCCGTGGTCGGCTTGCCCGGGAGCCGAGTCGAGACCCGGTGGGTGCTCTACACCTCCGGAACGACCGGGCTGCCTACCTCGGTCGAGCACTCGTTGGCCTCGCTGACGCGGACGGTACGGAGCACCGAGAGAACCCGCTCGATGGTGTGGGGGCTGCTCTACAACCCGACCCGCATGGCGGGACTGCAGGTGCTGCTGCAGGTGCTCTCCTCGGGCGCGCTGCTCGTCGCTCCCGATCCGGCCGCGCGACTCTCCGCGAAGGTGGCGTGGATGCGGGATCGCTCGGTCACGGCGCTCTCGGCGACCCCGACGCTCTGGCGCCAGATGTTGCAGTCGGGCGCGACCCACGGATGGGCGCTGACCCAGCTCACGCTTGGCGGCGAGATCGCAGACCAGAAGGTGCTCGACGCACTGGCGGCCGAGTTCCCGGGCGCACGCGTCACACACGTCTTCGCGTCGACGGAGACCGGCGCCGCCTTCGGCGTTCGGGACGGCCTCGCGGGCTTTCCCGCGTCGTACCTGGAGGTTGCACCCGGCGGCATTCGCCTACGAATCGTCGAGGGGATTCTGCAGGTTCACAGCCCCGCCGCGAGCGTCGCCGGTCCGGATGGCTTCGCCTCGACGGGAGACGTGGTCGAGGTCAGCGGCGACCGCGTGCTCTTCCGTGGGCGCAGCTCGGGCATCGTGAACGTCGGCGGGTCGAAGGTCTGGCCAGAAGACGTCGAGCGCCTCCTCCGCACCCACCCGCACGTGCTCGACGCCGTGGTGAGCGCGCGGGTGAACGCGTTCACGGGGTCGATCCTGGTCGCCACGATCGTGCCCGGTCCGGGCGCTCCGGGCGATCTCGCGAAGACGATCCGGGCGTGGGTCAAGACCCGTGCGCCGGGCCACCACGTGCCGGCGATCGTCACAGCTGTGCCGGCGCTCGCCGTGTCGAGCG harbors:
- a CDS encoding flagellar export chaperone FliS, with amino-acid sequence MNLAMTRSRFLDSAVATAGPQRILTMLYDRLVLDIARAEASQRAGNRGEASDHLDHAQDIVAGLASTLDVDAWSGGKGLMDLYMYLLRELVGCSLAGDADRTARCNDLVTPLRDTWHEAADAVAAEAAPAIPIQRTRTAGFGESAVGGELGVG
- a CDS encoding glycosyltransferase, which codes for MERLKIYGWAADHGGCGNYRIGLPMWALEKAGHDALAFSSSGFQIPTDLDVLVGQRIATPDQAARWHELAVDPARFFAMVYEVDDDVWSLHPSNPAYEFWQGPARQIAIDSIRVADAVSVSTDHLAEVVSAYNSNVVVLPNCVDAAVLTQTRPLTERLTIGWAGGTSHNDDFASVQKELKSYFRRNGAVEAHFIGTNHGPDIGRPAARYTGWMANLVDYLGGLDFDIGIAPLAHNAFNRSKSDLKFLEYASLGIPVVASDFGPYEATVEHGVTGMLARYPHEWAKHLTQLVNDDDLRHEIGSNARTWAATRTIQGNIWRWEAAYNTILGRSWTESAVAPSPGTLVPSSAGAAIET
- a CDS encoding acyltransferase gives rise to the protein MIHPSAIVSPLAQLGDNVQIGPFSIVHADTVIGSGTVIGSHCEIGHPEQSPTSRPLVIGADSHIRSHSVFYAGSTFGAGLVTGHHVTVREGTEAGRNLQIGTLGDIQGHCSIGDYTRFHSNVNIGQHSEIGNFVWIFPYVVLTNDPHPPSDIQLGVTLEDFVAIATMSIILPGVRVGRGALIGAHSSVSKDVVDDTVVAGSPARFVCRAETLKLKNGLSTSAYPWRRHFHRGYPEAVVKEWLAEFS
- a CDS encoding glycosyltransferase — translated: MARRSRSDESPCEATAATSAPIGAQRAEPLRGERFQPMREGVVVTSERERPNVEEEPLVLKNPTVSVLVPTYNGARFLGETLTSIQTQTYRNLRVLIRDDGSSDATLEIARAFASADPRFTLIEGTDRAGAAANCVELLKAADGEYVRFCMQDDLVDRQGIEKLLRPMHAEPAISLATSVRLLIDETGRQLPGRSYTEPLVGADDILSGEAVARRMLLLNLNQIGEPSTVLFRNGLVDPARPFSYGATDFDANGDVALWLTLLAKGHLFYSVKPLSSFRQHGAQRSVDPAVLIDGALEWVELLRVGLSTGVLERGEQSLFAAKNVIAQLLARISAVVSMGDGDFTARVADLAAAVTRAWSLGVDGSAPVPAPPYAVGTHSLVGR
- a CDS encoding DegT/DnrJ/EryC1/StrS family aminotransferase: MSDSDEVAWVPFNDLSRSIAGSRAELVASFAAVLDSGWLVQGPQHDAFERELAAYVGVTHALGVACGTDALELALRAVMPAGKKTVVTAANCGAYTLTAARRAGFGVRFGDIDPVTLCLDPEAVTEAIDDSVGVVVVTHLYGRAADVKALRLVCDPRGIAVVEDCAQALGATGQDGRVGALATAAAVSFYPTKNLGALGDGGAVLTSSDAVAVAVRELRQYGWRGKYTIATDGGRNSRLDEVQAAILRNRLPGLDAANARRRAIISAYAARSSARVRVLDASGQGHVGHLAVVLCEDRDLLRAHLAALRIRTDIHFPVPDHRQPAFAREFAAVDLPVTEWAAERILSVPNFPELTTTEVERVCAALESF
- a CDS encoding WxcM-like domain-containing protein, encoding MTSLVHPQALCESENVGSATTVRAFTHIHAGAVLGAGCDVGEHVLIEDDVVVGDRVTIMAGVQLWDGVRLGDDVFVGPNVTFTNAPMPRDPTGPPTPVRTVVAPGASLGAGAVLLPGVRVGRNAMVGAGAVVTRNVPANAVVVGNPARIHGYVNDSVPTVTESSPVLFEELVGGAKLIPVRMASDLRGSLSAVELRSDLPFPPARFFAVFGVPSKDVRGEHAHRRCAQVLICLRGSVTCIVDDGTHRNQLTLSSPDRGLFMPPMLWGTQYNYSTDTVLAVFASHAYDGADYIRDYDQFLNELADTDS
- a CDS encoding acyl carrier protein; the encoded protein is MVSCRETIKRLIVEQLEEDGQAIPDLSDAVMIVDSGLDSLGFAVLVTQLEDQLGYDPFTLTPDAVYPKTLGEFISFYERFEQSR
- a CDS encoding AMP-binding protein, which codes for MTGSRQVSSLDQPLVHDRFRTWTRAALAADPLGARTKVALGSKVAVQTDSAAVVIAAVLALDGWAGAVHLLPPGLRTELPPEVVRLDLELSDRPAGAVVGLPGSRVETRWVLYTSGTTGLPTSVEHSLASLTRTVRSTERTRSMVWGLLYNPTRMAGLQVLLQVLSSGALLVAPDPAARLSAKVAWMRDRSVTALSATPTLWRQMLQSGATHGWALTQLTLGGEIADQKVLDALAAEFPGARVTHVFASTETGAAFGVRDGLAGFPASYLEVAPGGIRLRIVEGILQVHSPAASVAGPDGFASTGDVVEVSGDRVLFRGRSSGIVNVGGSKVWPEDVERLLRTHPHVLDAVVSARVNAFTGSILVATIVPGPGAPGDLAKTIRAWVKTRAPGHHVPAIVTAVPALAVSSAGKAERR